The Bacteroidota bacterium genome includes the window TGGTTTGCTCAATGGATTACTTCCTTGTGGATTGGTTTATCTTGGTGTAATTGGAGCGATAGCTACTGGAGATGCAATACAAGGTGCTTTATTTATGGTATTGTTTGGTTTAGGTACCCTTCCGGCAATGTTTAGCTTAGCGTTAATTAGCAATCAAATTTCAATATCATTCAGAACAAAAATTCGAAAAGCTGTTCCTTTCTTCGTTTCTGCTATGGCTGTTTTACTTATATTAAGAGGATTAAACTTAGGAGTACCCTATGTAAGTCCCAAACTAAGTAAAACAGATAGTACAAAGCACGAATGCTGCCATAAAAAATAAACTGATTTAGCTCCTTTTAGCCAGCAAAATTAAATGCGATTCAGTTATTCCGGTTGATCTTAAATAGGGAATTCGCATGCTTTGAAAAATTTCAAAATTCACATCAAGTAATGCTTTTTCAAGCCATGTTTCTTCATAATAAAATACCTTCATACTATGTATACCATCTGAGCTAGTTTCTAACTTTGAATTAGCATAACTGCCTTCAATTAAACTGATGTAAAAAACACCTCCTTGCGACACCAAGTTTGAACAATCAAAAAATAGTTGCTTACATTCTTCTTGAGTTAAGTAAGGAATACAAAATCCACAAATAATTCCATCATATTTTGCTGTAAGTTTGCTTAAATCTCTGCAATCCATTTGTAAAAACTCCGCTTGAGGAATTGTTTTTTTT containing:
- a CDS encoding methyltransferase domain-containing protein, giving the protein MSEKSTNTLETWNNLAAAYHDKFSQLNLYDSSYLNFCNSIAANKVNLLEIGCGPGTITSYLVHHRPDFRICAIDGAPAMIELAKKTIPQAEFLQMDCRDLSKLTAKYDGIICGFCIPYLTQEECKQLFFDCSNLVSQGGVFYISLIEGSYANSKLETSSDGIHSMKVFYYEETWLEKALLDVNFEIFQSMRIPYLRSTGITESHLILLAKRS